AAATATCCTTGTTAAATTTAATCCTGTAAGCGTATGAATCCTTCTTCCTGCCAGCTGCCGATTTCTTTTTCAATCGAAAAATTGCAAAATGATTTAGTAACCTGCGAAACCAATTTATGGACACCGCATTTTAATACCTATCGGTATGAAGGTAAATGGACCAGTGTTTCCCTGCGTTCGCAGTCAGGATTAGAAACCGATATTCTTTCTTTTCCAGATAAAGAATATAAAAATACGCCTCTGCTGGACAGCTGTCCTTATTTTAAAGAAATAATGGATTGGTTTCAATGTGAAAAAGAAGCAGTGAGATTATTAAGACTTGGACCTGACAGCGAGATTAAAGAACATGTAGATAATGATACTTCTTATGAAGATGGTTTTTTTAGAATTCACGTTCCTATTATCACCAATTCTGAAGTATATTTTTATGTCGATCAAAAATTAGTTCCTATGAAAATGGGCGAGTGCTGGTACGCAAATTTCCAATTGCCACATAGTGTACAGAATAAGAGTTCTGAGCCAAGAATTCATCTCACACTAGATTGTATACGAAACGAATGGTCTGATGCATTGTTTGCTAAAATGGGTTTTGATATACATTATAAACCGCCAACAGAATATTCAGACGAGGTTAAAAAGCGAATGATCGAAGAGCTTTCTAGAAATCCATCGGATATTAATGCTGCACTTATTGCTAAACTTCAATCAAATTTAACTGTATAAAATGGAAAATATTCAGAACCCTGTTGCCAATTGGATTCCGGTAAAATTAATCGAACAAGAAAATCAAATTTATTTTGAATGGATTTATTTGTCAGATATTCTATTTGAAGAACCTTTTTTTGATGAAACAATTGCAAGATGCAAAAGTCATAGTTACAATTCTAAACGGGTTAAATTAATAAGTACAGCAGAAAATTTGATTGAATGGTCTAAGGATTTAGATTTTGTTGCATTAAAATCACTGGTATTTCATGTTTCAAGATGTGGTTCTACAATGTTGAGCCAGTCTTTGGCGACTTCAACAGAAAATATTATGATTTCTGAAGCGCCTATTATTGACCAGATTTTAAGAAGTGACGCTTTTGGTCTTGATAGCAAAACGATTTTACTGGAGTCGGTTATGAGGTTCCTGGGACAAAAAAGATTTCCAGAACAAAAATACCTGATTATAAAACTCGATGCATGGAATATATTTAACGCGTCTTATTTAAGATCTATTTTTCCAGATGTTCCTTTTGCTTTGCTGTACCGCGATCCGTCAGATGTTTTAAAATCACATCAAAAATTAATGGGAATGCACATGGTGCCAAATTTAATTCCGCCAAGTGTTTTTGGAATTACTCAAAAGGAAATCAACCAAATTAGTTTTCAGCAATACGGAGCTTTGGTTCTGGAAAAATATTTTCAAGGTTTTCTGGATTTTTATGAAACCGACGATAATGTTACCATGCTGAATTATAATGAAGGAATGAAAAATGTTGTGGAGCGATTTGTGACATTTATAAATGCCGATTATTCTGAGAAT
This is a stretch of genomic DNA from Flavobacterium endoglycinae. It encodes these proteins:
- a CDS encoding aspartyl/asparaginyl beta-hydroxylase domain-containing protein produces the protein MNPSSCQLPISFSIEKLQNDLVTCETNLWTPHFNTYRYEGKWTSVSLRSQSGLETDILSFPDKEYKNTPLLDSCPYFKEIMDWFQCEKEAVRLLRLGPDSEIKEHVDNDTSYEDGFFRIHVPIITNSEVYFYVDQKLVPMKMGECWYANFQLPHSVQNKSSEPRIHLTLDCIRNEWSDALFAKMGFDIHYKPPTEYSDEVKKRMIEELSRNPSDINAALIAKLQSNLTV
- a CDS encoding sulfotransferase family protein; amino-acid sequence: MENIQNPVANWIPVKLIEQENQIYFEWIYLSDILFEEPFFDETIARCKSHSYNSKRVKLISTAENLIEWSKDLDFVALKSLVFHVSRCGSTMLSQSLATSTENIMISEAPIIDQILRSDAFGLDSKTILLESVMRFLGQKRFPEQKYLIIKLDAWNIFNASYLRSIFPDVPFALLYRDPSDVLKSHQKLMGMHMVPNLIPPSVFGITQKEINQISFQQYGALVLEKYFQGFLDFYETDDNVTMLNYNEGMKNVVERFVTFINADYSENEKEAMFDRLKHHSKNKQADFSGDSYKDDVLSVDLKQANVLHEKLNEKFSCYLHQ